The Triticum aestivum cultivar Chinese Spring chromosome 3A, IWGSC CS RefSeq v2.1, whole genome shotgun sequence genome includes a region encoding these proteins:
- the LOC123063598 gene encoding F-box/FBD/LRR-repeat protein At1g13570 — MSTCKKAMVESTSVVSSDRLSSLPPEIKGDILSRLNVEEAVRTSTLSSTWRDAWTNMPKIFLRDGNFAKPKFVTLVDMVLSLYNGTVEKFEISGSKTYHDEFGRWMLMLSRRSPRSVRIELNSGPGYKIPSCLFSIGDLKLLYLQNCIIRLPRVFQGFKRLTHLNLIKFSSTDLDIQNLVSFCPVLNYLKLSYFEGINHLNVQAPKLKHIYVVGDFKDINFDAPNLEGAVLFPYHKGKAYHLDPIALHKESYVKQLLGSLSDIKSLAISGFLLMYLSKGLILTNLPAVFTRLESIYLAICFGDERQLLAACSLFQNAPNLKKLDIWRPSSSSWVQDQVQDQASIPELTMQVQLDHLVTASVKGFRGLDCEVDFVAKLLSWAPALEEVKIEWKGKTECSMVLAKLLALPRVSPRAKVIVTF; from the exons ATGAGTACCTGTAAAAAGGCCATGGTGGAATCTACATCTGTTGTGAGTTCAGACAGACTGAGCAGTTTGCCTCCAGAGATAAAGGGCGACATCCTCTCCCGTTTGAATGTCGAAGAAGCGGTTAGGACTAGCACCTTGTCAAGTACTTGGAGGGATGCATGGACTAATATGCCAAAAATATTTCTGCGTGATGGAAATTTTGCAAAACCCAAGTTCGTCACATTAGTCGATATGGTGCTATCACTCTACAACGGAACTGTAGAGAAGTTCGAGATTTCAGGTAGCAAAACTTACCATGACGAGTTCGGCAGGTGGATGCTCATGCTTTCTAGGAGATCACCAAGATCAGTTAGAATCGAGTTGAACTCTGGGCCAGGGTATAAGATTCCCTCATGTCTATTTTCTATCGGCGATTTGAAGCTTCTCTACCTGCAAAACTGCATCATCAGGTTGCCCCGGGTATTCCAAGGTTTCAAGAGATTAACTCACCTCAACCTGATAAAATTCTCCTCCACAGACTTGGACATCCAAAATCTGGTCTCGTTTTGCCCCGTACTGAATTATTTGAAACTGTCTTATTTTGAGGGCATCAACCATCTAAACGTTCAAGCTCCTAAACTGAAACATATTTATGTTGTCGGGGACTTTAAAGACATTAATTTTGATGCCCCCAATTTGGAGGGGGCCGTTCTCTTTCCTTATCACAAAGGTAAAGCATATCATTTGGATCCAATTGCACTTCACAAGGAAAGCTATGTCAAGCAGTTATTGGGAAGCCTAAGTGACATCAAAAGCCTTGCAATTAGCGGCTTTTTACTGATG TATCTATCAAAAGGTTTAATACTTACGAACCTCCCTGCCGTGTTTACTCGCCTAGAGAGTATTTATCTTGCAATATGCTTTGGGGACGAGCGGCAACTCTTGGCCGCTTGTTCATTGTTTCAGAATGCCCCTAACTTAAAGAAGCTTGACATATGG AGGCCCTCTTCGAGCTCATGGGTTCAGGATCAGGTTCAAGATCAGGCGAGCATTCCAGAGCTTACCATGCAAGTGCAATTGGATCATCTTGTAACAGCCAGTGTGAAAGGTTTCAGGGGTCTGGACTGCGAAGTCGATTTTGTGGCAAAGCTACTGAGCTGGGCACCAGCTCTGGAAGAAGTGAAGATAGAATGGAAGGGTAAAACAGAGTGCAGCATGGTTCTTGCCAAGCTATTAGCTCTGCCGAGGGTTTCTCCCAGGGCCAAGGTCATTGTTACATTTTGA